The proteins below are encoded in one region of Vibrio sp. ED004:
- a CDS encoding cache domain-containing protein yields MPLKAKLILLTLLPLLLVTASISWISLHQTKTLGAKEVEIFRDSLIKSRENALKDTVDLAFDAIEHVYNDPNIQEAQAKKEVRTILSKLRYGSDGYFFAYDRHGTNLVHPIQPELIGQNLLQLQDEDGDFLIEALLREAQTGGGFHQYLWQKPSTGEVVSKLSYAAWLERWDWMIGTGLYIEDVHQEVASMQAAINKNIETTFFSIVVILSVTVAVIIVLTLAINMHEHRIADNNLKELAHKTVMFQEDEKKHLARELHDGINQLLVSSRCHLELLGNKLQNEDLKAHLNKSQHSLMRAIEEVRHISHQLRPSSLDDIGLEAALSSLLLDFQAHSGIEVETLFSTQQGQLKSEAATTLYRVVQESLNNIEKHAQATKVRVIAQQIGNVLQLLIQDDGVGFNTYKAMEKRGIGLRNMRERVEFIGGDFELMSEIGLGTEITVLLTLEGLMNE; encoded by the coding sequence ATGCCTCTAAAAGCCAAACTGATTTTGTTGACATTGCTCCCGTTGCTGCTCGTAACGGCGAGTATTAGTTGGATCTCGCTGCACCAGACCAAGACGTTAGGCGCTAAAGAAGTTGAGATCTTTAGAGACAGCTTAATCAAGTCGCGTGAAAACGCCCTCAAAGACACGGTTGATCTAGCGTTCGACGCCATAGAGCACGTTTATAACGACCCAAATATCCAAGAAGCTCAAGCCAAAAAAGAAGTTCGAACCATATTGTCTAAACTTAGATATGGTTCTGATGGTTATTTCTTTGCATACGACCGCCACGGGACCAACTTGGTTCATCCAATACAACCCGAATTGATTGGTCAAAACTTACTCCAACTGCAAGATGAAGATGGCGATTTTCTGATAGAAGCCTTGTTAAGAGAAGCGCAAACCGGAGGTGGTTTTCACCAGTATTTGTGGCAAAAACCTTCGACGGGCGAGGTGGTGTCTAAGCTGAGCTATGCCGCGTGGTTAGAGCGATGGGACTGGATGATTGGCACTGGCTTGTATATTGAGGACGTCCATCAAGAAGTGGCGTCGATGCAGGCTGCGATTAACAAGAATATTGAAACCACGTTCTTTTCTATTGTGGTGATTCTGAGCGTGACGGTTGCGGTCATTATCGTGCTGACTTTAGCCATCAATATGCATGAACACAGGATTGCGGATAACAACTTAAAGGAACTGGCACATAAGACGGTGATGTTCCAAGAAGACGAGAAGAAGCACCTCGCACGTGAGTTACATGATGGTATTAACCAATTATTAGTGTCGAGTCGTTGCCATTTAGAACTGCTTGGTAATAAGCTGCAAAATGAAGACCTTAAAGCACATTTGAACAAATCGCAGCATTCACTGATGCGAGCGATAGAAGAAGTGAGGCATATCTCGCATCAACTGCGCCCAAGTTCATTGGATGACATAGGCTTAGAAGCTGCATTGTCCTCTTTGCTGTTAGATTTTCAGGCGCACTCGGGTATTGAGGTGGAAACCTTGTTTAGTACTCAACAGGGTCAGTTGAAATCTGAAGCCGCGACAACCTTGTATCGAGTGGTACAAGAGTCTCTGAATAACATAGAGAAACACGCACAAGCGACCAAAGTAAGGGTTATCGCGCAGCAAATTGGCAATGTACTGCAATTACTGATTCAAGATGATGGTGTCGGTTTCAACACTTATAAAGCGATGGAAAAACGAGGGATCGGGCTGCGGAACATGAGAGAGCGAGTGGAGTTCATCGGCGGTGACTTTGAACTGATGAGTGAGATTGGCCTCGGAACGGAAATTACGGTGTTACTGACACTAGAGGGATTAATGAATGAGTGA
- a CDS encoding TRAP transporter small permease subunit, whose product MRSLIYIERLFNRIGDALGWLSSMLFILLIANVVYDVVMRYAFNDVSIAFQEMEWHLFSAVFLLGVPYAIKAGGHVRVDVFYEQLSFKAQAIIDLLGTLIFLMPFCLLVAWFGIDVAKESYDLGETSGDPGGLPYRWIIKAMIPLSFFLMALSGVGLILHSLNKIFNPHLIHANNLHTKNK is encoded by the coding sequence ATGCGAAGTCTAATTTATATTGAACGCCTGTTTAATCGTATCGGTGATGCACTGGGATGGCTTTCCAGTATGTTGTTTATTCTACTTATCGCTAACGTTGTTTATGACGTTGTCATGAGATATGCCTTCAATGATGTGTCAATCGCCTTCCAAGAGATGGAATGGCACCTTTTCTCTGCCGTTTTCCTGTTAGGTGTTCCTTATGCCATCAAGGCTGGTGGTCATGTCCGAGTGGATGTGTTCTACGAGCAACTGAGTTTTAAGGCGCAAGCCATTATTGACCTGCTCGGCACACTGATTTTTCTGATGCCTTTCTGTTTGTTAGTCGCTTGGTTTGGCATTGATGTTGCCAAAGAGAGCTATGACCTCGGCGAAACCTCTGGTGACCCAGGTGGCTTGCCATATCGCTGGATCATCAAAGCTATGATCCCACTGTCATTCTTCTTAATGGCACTGAGTGGCGTGGGCTTGATCCTGCATTCACTGAACAAGATTTTTAATCCGCACCTTATCCATGCAAACAATCTTCATACAAAGAACAAGTAG
- a CDS encoding imelysin family protein produces the protein MTHKFLLMPLSVLVIAGCQSSGEQAASSEVNGVSYQADTTSHISRSVYQQEFDSAILFAEQANELEILMQGYCQTNDVELDALKNQWQLTMNSWMALQGQERGPTAALEESWNVQFWPDKKNTTGLKMRQLTQQDKTWSQDEIAQQSVTVQGLGALEWSLYDGQSPLLQDKALGCLSSQAIAQNLAMKSASIAEAWQVNPWLALDEMRWESEYIALLTNQLDYSMNKLSRPMAKIGHPRPYFSESWRAQTSMTQLKANVATLEKLYLADGNGLDGLLREKGLNDLADRVAAQFTLTLDTWPTDSSLFTLLQSKEGYRDVLTQYNKLERLKYLIHEEVAIELGVVIGFNATDGD, from the coding sequence ATGACACATAAATTTTTGTTAATGCCTTTATCGGTATTAGTCATAGCAGGCTGTCAATCATCGGGTGAGCAAGCCGCTTCATCTGAGGTTAACGGGGTGTCTTATCAAGCAGACACAACGAGTCATATTAGTCGCAGTGTTTATCAGCAGGAGTTTGATTCTGCAATCCTATTTGCCGAGCAAGCTAATGAGCTAGAAATCTTGATGCAGGGCTACTGCCAAACCAATGATGTTGAGTTAGACGCTTTGAAAAATCAGTGGCAGCTCACTATGAACAGTTGGATGGCACTGCAAGGCCAAGAAAGAGGCCCTACAGCCGCACTTGAAGAGAGCTGGAATGTTCAATTCTGGCCAGACAAAAAGAACACTACCGGCCTAAAAATGCGCCAGCTCACGCAGCAGGATAAAACTTGGTCTCAAGATGAGATTGCGCAACAAAGTGTGACTGTTCAAGGGCTAGGCGCGTTGGAATGGTCGCTTTATGACGGGCAATCGCCACTACTTCAAGACAAAGCGCTAGGATGTCTATCATCACAAGCTATCGCACAAAACTTGGCAATGAAATCGGCCTCTATTGCAGAGGCTTGGCAGGTTAACCCTTGGTTAGCGCTAGACGAGATGCGTTGGGAATCTGAATACATCGCTTTACTGACTAATCAACTTGATTACAGCATGAATAAGCTGAGTCGACCAATGGCAAAAATTGGTCATCCTCGCCCTTACTTCTCAGAATCATGGCGTGCTCAAACCTCAATGACTCAGTTGAAAGCTAACGTAGCAACGCTAGAGAAACTGTACCTAGCCGATGGCAATGGTCTTGATGGTTTATTGAGAGAGAAGGGCTTAAATGACCTTGCCGATCGTGTTGCTGCTCAGTTCACACTAACGTTAGATACTTGGCCGACCGATTCTAGCTTGTTTACTCTACTGCAGAGCAAAGAGGGTTACCGCGATGTGCTGACGCAATACAACAAACTCGAACGTTTGAAGTATCTGATTCATGAAGAAGTGGCGATAGAGCTTGGCGTGGTAATAGGATTCAATGCTACCGATGGTGACTGA
- a CDS encoding TRAP transporter substrate-binding protein, with translation MSLISNSLTRVFKNVAVTAAACLALVATGATAADKVYRLKLAETWGPNFPVFGDATKNMAAMAEKMSNGRLQIRIDSANKHKAPLGVFDMVKSGQYDMGHSGSYYWKGKVPNTLYFTSMPFGMTPAEQYAWFYHGGGMELMEQVYSPHNLMSFPGGNTDIQMGGWFQKEINSVEDLQGLKMRIPGFAGEILAELGAKPTNIAPGELYTSLERRTIDALEWVGPSLDLRMGFHKIAPYYYTGWHEPGSELQFLVNKRTWNKLPEDLQEILRVAMRTAAYDMYTQATHESGKNWVSMKTEYPDVQVKDFPPEVMSALKEANDRLLAAHAEKDELAKEIQASQANYLEQVRSWTDISHRAYLNSQAK, from the coding sequence ATGAGTCTCATTTCTAACTCCCTCACACGAGTTTTTAAAAACGTTGCAGTAACTGCTGCGGCTTGTTTAGCTTTGGTCGCTACTGGTGCTACAGCCGCTGATAAGGTTTACCGTTTAAAACTTGCGGAAACGTGGGGACCAAACTTCCCAGTTTTCGGTGATGCAACTAAGAACATGGCAGCGATGGCTGAGAAGATGTCGAATGGTCGACTGCAAATCAGAATCGATTCAGCAAACAAACACAAAGCCCCTCTTGGCGTTTTTGACATGGTTAAGTCTGGTCAATACGACATGGGTCACTCAGGCTCTTACTACTGGAAAGGTAAAGTTCCAAACACTCTTTACTTCACTTCTATGCCTTTCGGTATGACGCCAGCAGAGCAATACGCGTGGTTCTATCACGGTGGTGGTATGGAGTTGATGGAGCAGGTTTACTCTCCACACAACTTGATGTCGTTCCCGGGCGGTAACACAGATATCCAAATGGGTGGTTGGTTTCAAAAAGAGATCAACAGCGTTGAAGATCTACAAGGTCTGAAAATGCGAATCCCAGGATTTGCAGGCGAGATTCTTGCTGAGCTAGGTGCTAAACCGACCAACATTGCCCCTGGTGAGCTATACACGTCTTTAGAGCGTCGCACGATTGATGCGCTCGAGTGGGTAGGCCCATCACTGGATTTACGAATGGGCTTCCACAAAATCGCGCCTTACTACTACACAGGTTGGCATGAGCCGGGTTCAGAGCTTCAATTCCTAGTGAACAAACGCACATGGAACAAGCTGCCTGAAGACCTACAAGAAATCTTGCGTGTTGCAATGCGTACTGCGGCTTACGACATGTACACACAAGCTACGCACGAAAGTGGTAAGAACTGGGTTTCAATGAAGACAGAATACCCAGATGTACAAGTGAAAGATTTCCCGCCTGAAGTAATGTCGGCACTGAAAGAAGCAAACGATCGCCTACTTGCTGCACATGCTGAGAAAGATGAGTTGGCAAAAGAGATTCAAGCTTCTCAAGCTAACTACCTAGAGCAAGTACGTTCATGGACGGATATTTCACACAGAGCTTATCTAAATAGCCAAGCGAAATAA
- a CDS encoding TRAP transporter large permease subunit: MIGIVMFFVALFALLLGFPVAFTFGGIALIFGVWAEGIEMFAFMPYRIQSIMENTVLMAVPLFVFMGLVLQKTKLAEQLLESMGRLFGGVRGGIAISTVLVGSLLAASTGVVGASVVAMGLISLPVMLKYNYDKGLACGTICASGTLGQIIPPSIVLILLGDVLGVPVGDLFQAAIWPGVMLVGAYIVYILIYAKLHPEAAQPIERDDSISRKQEVFNALKAILPPLALIIVVLGSIFAGVATPTESAALGGAGAMILALLYGQFSWSMVYDASKETVKVTAMVFAILLGATAFSMAFTYTGGDYLVEEWMLQLPVEKWGFLIITMLVILILGFFIDFVEICFIIVPIIAPVAELMGINMTWFAILIAMNLQTSFLTPPFGFSLFYLKGVAPKGVTTKDIYRGVMPFILIQILVLGSLLAFPSFYGM, translated from the coding sequence ATGATTGGAATAGTAATGTTTTTCGTAGCCTTGTTTGCACTTTTACTTGGCTTCCCTGTAGCGTTCACCTTTGGTGGTATTGCGTTAATCTTTGGTGTTTGGGCTGAGGGCATCGAAATGTTTGCCTTCATGCCATATCGAATTCAATCAATCATGGAAAACACGGTGCTGATGGCCGTTCCATTGTTTGTTTTCATGGGGCTTGTTCTGCAAAAGACCAAGCTTGCTGAACAGTTGCTTGAGTCTATGGGACGACTGTTTGGTGGGGTTCGTGGTGGTATCGCGATCTCTACGGTATTGGTAGGTTCACTGCTTGCTGCTTCAACCGGCGTGGTAGGTGCTTCTGTGGTTGCAATGGGACTTATCTCTTTGCCAGTTATGCTCAAGTACAACTACGACAAGGGCTTAGCGTGCGGCACTATCTGTGCGTCTGGTACGTTAGGGCAAATCATTCCGCCATCCATCGTATTGATTCTGTTGGGTGACGTATTGGGTGTGCCAGTAGGAGACTTGTTTCAAGCGGCGATTTGGCCGGGCGTGATGCTGGTCGGCGCTTACATTGTCTATATCCTGATATACGCAAAACTGCACCCTGAAGCGGCTCAACCAATTGAGCGCGACGATTCAATCAGCCGCAAGCAAGAAGTGTTTAATGCACTAAAAGCGATTCTTCCACCTTTAGCGCTAATCATTGTCGTGCTGGGTTCAATCTTTGCAGGTGTTGCTACGCCAACAGAGTCTGCAGCATTAGGTGGTGCGGGTGCGATGATACTAGCACTGCTTTACGGACAGTTTAGTTGGTCGATGGTTTATGACGCGTCGAAAGAGACGGTGAAAGTTACGGCGATGGTATTTGCTATCTTGCTGGGTGCGACCGCCTTCTCAATGGCGTTTACTTATACTGGTGGCGACTATCTGGTAGAAGAGTGGATGCTGCAGTTACCGGTTGAGAAATGGGGCTTCCTGATCATTACCATGTTGGTGATTTTGATTCTTGGTTTCTTCATCGACTTCGTAGAGATCTGTTTCATCATCGTGCCGATCATTGCGCCAGTTGCTGAGCTGATGGGCATTAACATGACATGGTTCGCTATCCTTATCGCGATGAACCTACAAACCTCATTCCTAACTCCGCCGTTTGGTTTTAGCCTGTTCTACCTAAAAGGCGTAGCACCAAAAGGTGTGACAACGAAAGACATCTACCGTGGTGTGATGCCATTCATTCTGATTCAAATCCTCGTACTTGGATCACTTCTCGCTTTCCCTTCTTTCTATGGAATGTGA
- a CDS encoding MBL fold metallo-hydrolase: MSLKYQVVPVTSFAQNCSIVWCDETMEGIVVDPGGDIQQLAAIIEELGVKVVNLVLTHGHLDHVGGTVPLAEMLNVEIVGPHKADNFWLQGLENQSQMFGFPLCKAFEPNTWLEEGDKITFGNQVIDVIHTPGHTPGHVVLFSEQARLAFVGDVLFNGAIGRTDFPQGDFNTLIASIKTKLWPLGSDVTFVPGHGPESTFGRERASNPFVADEMPLY, encoded by the coding sequence ATGTCTCTTAAGTATCAAGTTGTACCTGTTACCTCTTTCGCTCAAAACTGCTCGATTGTGTGGTGTGATGAAACCATGGAAGGCATCGTTGTCGATCCAGGTGGCGACATCCAACAGCTAGCCGCAATTATCGAAGAGTTGGGTGTTAAGGTTGTGAACTTGGTGCTGACTCATGGTCACTTAGATCATGTTGGTGGCACGGTGCCACTTGCAGAGATGTTGAACGTTGAGATTGTTGGCCCACATAAGGCAGACAACTTCTGGCTGCAAGGTTTAGAAAACCAGAGCCAGATGTTTGGGTTCCCACTGTGTAAAGCGTTTGAGCCAAACACTTGGTTAGAAGAGGGCGATAAAATTACTTTTGGTAATCAAGTTATCGATGTGATTCATACGCCGGGCCATACTCCAGGTCACGTTGTACTGTTCAGCGAACAAGCACGTCTAGCGTTCGTGGGTGATGTGTTGTTCAATGGCGCAATTGGCCGAACTGACTTTCCTCAAGGTGATTTCAACACACTTATCGCTTCAATCAAGACTAAGCTTTGGCCACTAGGCAGTGACGTAACATTTGTTCCGGGTCATGGTCCAGAATCGACATTCGGCCGTGAGCGTGCATCAAACCCGTTCGTCGCAGATGAAATGCCTCTCTACTAA
- a CDS encoding DUF2982 domain-containing protein, with amino-acid sequence MDTRHLTNFSLPSFTRSYRILAVILGFICLIVALYSDNPKLLIVGAFCSITLLGTGYYLMLRSRVMFTLTPTHFQQHFYKGGWVLKWSNIQKIGLCTYEQDGWHQPLPWVGIKVKDYSPYLDSICPKITCELLLSQRALLYLGAKQAGKESNFEDMVLDSSHYHTRCTENGCVELSQYKEAKNIDDVSFSAQQTQMDADSHDEANNQNAVIKDYSGLQAMLANRMKYQRGFHGYDIFISTHDLNISGEEFVGLARRYLAAAEHLAD; translated from the coding sequence ATGGACACTCGTCATCTTACTAATTTCTCTTTGCCTTCATTCACTCGCTCGTACCGTATCCTAGCTGTTATTTTGGGCTTCATTTGCTTAATCGTTGCACTCTACAGCGACAACCCAAAGTTACTGATCGTTGGTGCTTTTTGCAGTATTACCCTTCTGGGAACCGGCTATTATTTGATGCTGCGCAGCCGAGTGATGTTCACGCTGACTCCGACTCATTTTCAGCAGCATTTCTATAAAGGCGGTTGGGTTTTGAAATGGAGCAACATCCAAAAAATTGGCCTTTGCACTTACGAACAAGATGGTTGGCATCAACCTCTGCCGTGGGTCGGAATTAAGGTCAAAGACTACTCACCCTACCTCGATTCAATCTGCCCTAAGATCACCTGTGAATTGTTGCTCAGCCAACGTGCACTTTTGTACTTGGGAGCGAAACAAGCAGGTAAAGAGTCGAACTTTGAAGACATGGTTTTAGACTCATCGCACTACCACACGCGTTGTACCGAAAACGGCTGTGTTGAATTAAGCCAATATAAAGAAGCAAAGAATATCGACGACGTGAGTTTCAGCGCCCAACAAACACAAATGGATGCCGATTCACACGATGAAGCAAATAATCAAAACGCGGTGATCAAAGACTATTCAGGGTTACAGGCGATGCTTGCCAACAGAATGAAGTACCAAAGAGGCTTCCACGGTTATGACATTTTCATATCAACCCATGATTTGAATATTAGTGGAGAAGAGTTTGTTGGTCTGGCTCGACGCTACTTGGCGGCTGCCGAGCACCTTGCTGATTAA
- a CDS encoding YcbK family protein, with translation MSQSLFSRRQFLTYAGGTAVVASLTPSIAFASYPDQPRTISMNNLHTGERLETCYFDGTNYVGDEMARLSKLCRDFRRNEIHPMDKNLFDQITQIQNILGIQKEVQVISGYRSPATNEALRSNSSGVAKKSYHMLGKAIDFRIDGVDLKELRDVAKSLKAGGVGYYARSNFIHIDTGPVRSW, from the coding sequence ATGTCTCAAAGTTTATTTTCACGCCGTCAGTTTCTGACTTACGCTGGTGGTACTGCTGTTGTCGCCTCACTTACTCCTTCTATCGCTTTTGCTTCATACCCTGATCAACCAAGAACGATTAGCATGAATAATCTTCACACTGGTGAACGATTAGAGACTTGTTATTTTGATGGTACTAACTACGTTGGTGACGAGATGGCACGTCTGAGCAAACTATGCCGCGATTTCCGTCGCAATGAAATTCACCCTATGGATAAGAACCTGTTCGATCAGATTACTCAGATTCAGAATATCTTAGGTATCCAAAAAGAAGTCCAGGTCATCTCTGGTTATCGTTCTCCGGCAACCAATGAAGCCCTTCGCTCTAACTCGAGCGGTGTGGCTAAAAAGAGTTACCACATGCTAGGCAAAGCGATCGATTTCCGTATCGATGGCGTTGATTTAAAAGAGCTGAGAGACGTAGCTAAAAGCCTGAAAGCGGGTGGTGTTGGTTATTATGCGCGTAGCAACTTTATCCATATCGATACAGGCCCAGTCCGCAGCTGGTAG
- a CDS encoding DUF1513 domain-containing protein: MVTDTTRRTLLKAALGCAAVPVLPFGCASRSGDLSTSNAPQLIGCALNGRGQYSAVVADEFGMPLSQLPIPARGHGVAICPTSSHAVVFARRPGDYFMVFDYKNGQQIKMVVKGNNRHFYGHGVYSLDGKLLYATEGKTDTSQGVIGVYDVAQGYRKVEEFTGFGIGPHEVIIMPDGNLAIGVGGVHTDGRTPKNLDSMQPSLSYVSPEGVLLDQVELLDKKLSIRHLAHDGAETVLCGQQYRGEPDEYPSLLAMHTKGGQFESLNAEPEQWARFNHYIASIAASDDWIIATSPRGNCYGIWSKETKELVELSALSDASGAVLLDGEFRLSSGAGGVVSQRKPYEKSSQQSSVQWDNHWSAI; this comes from the coding sequence ATGGTGACTGATACTACACGAAGAACGTTACTCAAAGCTGCACTGGGTTGTGCAGCTGTTCCAGTACTTCCGTTTGGGTGTGCGAGTCGCTCTGGTGATTTAAGTACATCTAATGCCCCTCAGCTGATTGGTTGTGCGCTTAACGGTCGTGGTCAATACTCTGCAGTTGTGGCTGACGAATTTGGTATGCCATTGAGTCAGTTGCCGATTCCTGCTCGTGGTCATGGCGTTGCTATTTGCCCAACATCATCACATGCAGTGGTGTTTGCCCGTCGCCCTGGTGACTATTTTATGGTGTTTGATTACAAAAACGGTCAGCAGATCAAAATGGTGGTGAAAGGTAACAACCGCCATTTCTATGGTCATGGCGTTTATTCGTTAGATGGCAAGTTACTGTATGCGACCGAAGGAAAAACGGACACCAGCCAAGGTGTGATCGGTGTGTACGATGTCGCGCAAGGGTATCGTAAAGTCGAAGAGTTCACTGGTTTCGGTATCGGCCCACATGAAGTGATCATTATGCCTGATGGTAATCTTGCGATTGGCGTTGGTGGTGTTCATACAGATGGCAGAACACCAAAAAACTTAGATTCAATGCAACCGAGCTTGAGTTATGTCTCTCCCGAAGGCGTGCTGCTTGATCAGGTTGAATTGCTAGACAAGAAGCTAAGCATTCGACATTTAGCTCATGATGGCGCTGAAACCGTGCTTTGTGGTCAGCAATATCGCGGTGAACCGGATGAGTATCCTTCGCTGTTGGCGATGCACACTAAAGGCGGACAGTTTGAATCTCTGAACGCAGAGCCTGAACAGTGGGCAAGGTTTAATCACTATATCGCAAGTATTGCGGCGTCAGATGATTGGATTATTGCTACCTCACCACGAGGCAATTGCTACGGTATCTGGTCTAAAGAGACGAAAGAGTTAGTGGAACTGTCTGCGCTATCCGATGCTTCTGGTGCTGTGCTACTTGATGGTGAGTTTAGACTCAGTTCTGGAGCGGGCGGTGTGGTCAGCCAACGCAAGCCTTATGAGAAATCAAGCCAGCAATCATCCGTCCAGTGGGATAATCATTGGAGTGCAATCTGA
- a CDS encoding L,D-transpeptidase family protein yields MLAKYFCGLLVLVSVHAWSYTSSDESRFIPADSELSFMLIYPELTQSIYQDSSLPILWDSPELVKAFEFQLSLLEQAQMAPLFERQIKQIRQYQSRRQWQELDILLTDTFIYYLSYVENAPLAGKEWYFSGKLHSKLPPPSPHILMRLKSSVANDYLLEMVLSYAPPVGDFDQFKATYSVLETASELNIERYRQKGLKRFGDTLSDKTTLVERIALVGVDTSMIAVDFPEFDRDLKTAIKSFQRMHGLTDDGIIGPDTIKWINTSFDDRLKSLALNAERVRLWPTDRDSLIVVNVPSFDMKYWEDGEEVFESKVVVGRKSRKTPLLEINLDSVILNPTWNVPWKIMVKDILPKVKADESYLETHNFQVIDGWRSMETVDTTEIDWQTINFNSFPYRMRQQAGSRNALGLYKFNTPNKRAIYLHDTPSKGLFNDDFRAYSSGCIRVEHAEELAELLFATKVRKVPKQNGDLAPNTKVRLKKRIPVHIIYQTVLFEEGGIQYRGDIYQYDKEGG; encoded by the coding sequence ATGTTAGCGAAATACTTCTGCGGATTATTGGTGTTAGTTTCTGTGCATGCATGGAGCTATACGAGTTCTGACGAGAGCCGTTTCATTCCGGCTGATTCAGAACTCTCTTTTATGCTGATTTATCCAGAGCTCACCCAGAGTATTTATCAAGACTCTTCTCTTCCTATCCTTTGGGATTCTCCTGAACTTGTTAAAGCGTTTGAATTCCAACTGTCGCTGTTAGAACAAGCGCAAATGGCACCGCTTTTCGAACGACAAATTAAGCAAATCCGCCAGTATCAATCTCGCCGCCAATGGCAAGAGTTAGACATATTATTAACAGATACCTTTATCTACTACCTCAGCTACGTTGAAAATGCGCCACTGGCCGGCAAAGAGTGGTACTTCTCGGGTAAGCTGCACTCTAAGTTGCCACCGCCTTCTCCGCATATTCTGATGAGACTGAAAAGCAGCGTCGCCAATGATTACTTATTGGAGATGGTGTTATCTTACGCGCCTCCTGTGGGGGACTTTGACCAATTCAAGGCAACCTATTCCGTGTTGGAAACCGCCTCTGAACTCAATATCGAACGATACCGACAGAAGGGCTTGAAACGCTTTGGAGACACGCTCTCAGACAAAACGACTCTGGTTGAGCGTATTGCACTCGTCGGCGTTGATACCTCGATGATAGCGGTCGATTTCCCGGAGTTCGATCGAGATTTGAAAACGGCGATTAAATCTTTCCAACGAATGCACGGTCTTACAGATGATGGGATCATTGGGCCAGACACGATCAAATGGATCAATACGAGTTTTGATGATCGGTTGAAGTCTTTAGCTCTGAATGCTGAACGCGTTCGCTTGTGGCCAACAGACCGAGACTCTCTCATTGTCGTTAACGTACCTAGCTTTGACATGAAGTATTGGGAAGATGGCGAAGAGGTGTTTGAGTCGAAAGTTGTGGTCGGAAGAAAGTCGAGAAAAACGCCGCTTTTAGAGATAAATCTAGATTCAGTCATCTTAAACCCGACTTGGAACGTGCCATGGAAAATCATGGTAAAAGACATCCTACCTAAGGTCAAAGCCGACGAAAGCTACCTTGAAACACACAATTTCCAAGTGATCGATGGTTGGCGTTCAATGGAAACCGTCGACACAACTGAGATCGATTGGCAGACCATCAACTTCAATTCTTTCCCATATCGAATGCGTCAGCAGGCAGGGTCGCGCAACGCACTTGGATTGTACAAGTTCAATACGCCTAATAAGCGTGCGATTTATCTCCACGATACACCAAGTAAAGGCCTGTTTAATGACGATTTCCGTGCATATAGCTCAGGTTGCATACGCGTTGAGCATGCAGAAGAACTGGCTGAGTTGTTGTTTGCCACTAAGGTAAGAAAAGTACCGAAGCAAAATGGTGACCTTGCTCCGAACACCAAGGTTCGACTTAAGAAACGAATCCCTGTGCACATCATCTATCAAACCGTGTTGTTTGAAGAAGGAGGCATCCAGTACCGTGGTGACATCTACCAATATGACAAAGAGGGCGGTTGA